A stretch of Desulfotalea psychrophila LSv54 DNA encodes these proteins:
- a CDS encoding TRAP transporter substrate-binding protein translates to MDKIIRSILCAVCVMMFACTAVSAKTIKIRFGHDQIETSPHHKAALYLKKLIEEGSNGDIEVTVYPNQLLGSGIQMVEMVQAGAIEMIAVPTSKIQVISPIFQILDLPFLFPSKEELYNEIYGDFGKALFATLKNNNVVGLTYWGMGFKQLTGNFPIHQPSDYKGKKIRVMPSPVIREQFKALGASPVPVDFHELYNALQQGVVDGQENPLVGIATMKLYEVQKYMTLSNHAFLAYGMVINKNLMDRLTADQQKLIKDSAKKSASYQLDLLEKRDQDFLDTIKAGGVEVSELSSEQSAQFQNAMTPVYTWFTKNVKNGRKYLEMIGK, encoded by the coding sequence ATGGATAAAATCATCAGAAGTATTCTATGTGCTGTTTGCGTCATGATGTTTGCATGTACAGCTGTATCTGCCAAGACAATTAAAATAAGATTTGGACATGATCAAATCGAGACAAGCCCTCATCACAAAGCAGCATTATATCTTAAGAAGCTTATCGAGGAAGGCTCAAATGGTGACATAGAAGTTACTGTTTACCCAAATCAGCTCCTTGGTTCTGGCATTCAGATGGTAGAAATGGTACAGGCAGGCGCTATTGAGATGATTGCTGTGCCAACGTCTAAAATACAGGTCATTTCTCCTATATTCCAGATTCTTGACCTGCCTTTCTTATTTCCCTCTAAGGAAGAGCTCTATAACGAAATTTATGGTGATTTTGGTAAGGCTCTTTTTGCAACACTCAAGAATAATAATGTGGTCGGTTTAACATATTGGGGAATGGGTTTTAAGCAACTCACAGGAAACTTCCCAATTCATCAGCCAAGCGATTACAAAGGCAAGAAGATTCGCGTCATGCCTTCTCCTGTGATTCGTGAGCAATTCAAGGCACTTGGAGCAAGCCCTGTCCCTGTTGATTTTCATGAGCTATACAATGCTCTTCAGCAAGGCGTTGTTGATGGTCAAGAAAACCCTCTTGTGGGAATTGCCACAATGAAACTCTACGAAGTACAGAAATACATGACTCTTTCCAATCACGCATTTCTTGCTTATGGAATGGTAATCAATAAGAATCTTATGGATCGATTAACAGCTGATCAGCAAAAGCTTATCAAGGATTCAGCTAAAAAATCTGCAAGCTACCAACTTGATTTACTTGAAAAACGTGACCAAGATTTTCTCGATACCATCAAAGCCGGTGGTGTCGAGGTGAGTGAGCTCTCTTCTGAGCAATCAGCTCAGTTTCAAAACGCTATGACACCCGTTTATACGTGGTTTACCAAGAACGTAAAGAATGGACGCAAATATCTTGAAATGATTGGAAAATAA
- a CDS encoding HAD family hydrolase, which translates to MMKQIEGVTFDFYETLIHCRNDISRGKAYMHYLMGQGLQAAPWQHDVIYDIFEYYADAYAPNLSEYDKVLFWQEFTRRLFTRTDVSTDGFNQLSRHTEAIRDIFSPGYFQLYPEVIEVLDRLSSRDLLLGVISNWPRGLACFCQELGIFHQLGAIVSSAEIGIEKPDPEIFREASRQLHLSPEAILHIGDQLWDDVNGAKSAGCHAVWLNRGGGGEAGQVISNLSEIEGLIEEINRSIA; encoded by the coding sequence ATGATGAAACAGATCGAAGGAGTAACTTTTGATTTCTATGAAACGCTGATCCATTGCCGAAACGACATAAGTAGAGGCAAAGCGTACATGCACTATCTGATGGGGCAGGGACTACAGGCAGCACCATGGCAACATGATGTCATCTATGACATCTTTGAGTACTACGCTGATGCCTACGCGCCCAACCTGTCAGAGTACGACAAGGTACTATTTTGGCAGGAATTTACCCGCCGTTTGTTCACGAGGACAGATGTCTCTACAGACGGATTCAACCAGCTGAGCAGACATACAGAGGCCATTCGCGATATCTTCAGTCCTGGCTATTTTCAGCTCTATCCAGAAGTAATTGAAGTACTGGATAGACTGAGTAGCCGAGACCTACTGCTCGGGGTGATCTCCAACTGGCCAAGAGGCCTGGCCTGTTTCTGCCAGGAACTTGGGATTTTTCATCAACTGGGTGCTATAGTCTCTTCCGCCGAAATAGGCATTGAGAAACCGGATCCAGAGATTTTCCGCGAGGCGAGTCGCCAATTGCATCTTAGCCCTGAGGCAATCCTCCATATCGGTGACCAACTCTGGGACGACGTGAACGGGGCAAAGAGCGCCGGTTGCCACGCCGTATGGCTCAATCGCGGGGGCGGCGGTGAGGCCGGGCAAGTCATCAGCAATCTCAGCGAGATTGAAGGGTTGATCGAAGAGATTAACCGGAGTATCGCCTGA
- a CDS encoding TRAP transporter small permease → MILQKISEALSSTIRCLLGSILLFSCALMFVNVVLRYCFTTPIYWVDELARYLMIWMIFLGAGELAGKQGHISISLIKNVLGPQQKAVLGILVNIICTLFCLILTYYSIEHTIRIKTAHQVTASMGIPMWLTYLAIPCGSLLMAIRYFCELFVRVEKRG, encoded by the coding sequence ATGATTCTTCAAAAGATTTCCGAAGCACTGTCCTCCACCATTCGTTGTTTGCTTGGCTCCATTCTTCTTTTTTCATGTGCACTCATGTTTGTAAATGTCGTCTTGCGATACTGCTTTACAACACCAATTTACTGGGTAGACGAACTAGCACGCTATCTTATGATATGGATGATATTTCTTGGTGCAGGTGAACTTGCTGGTAAACAAGGTCACATCTCCATAAGTCTTATAAAAAATGTCCTGGGGCCACAGCAGAAAGCAGTTTTGGGTATTTTGGTCAATATTATTTGTACCTTATTCTGTCTTATTTTAACCTACTACAGCATAGAACATACAATACGCATAAAAACTGCTCATCAGGTTACAGCATCTATGGGAATCCCAATGTGGCTTACCTATCTAGCTATACCATGTGGTAGTTTACTCATGGCGATTAGATATTTTTGTGAACTATTTGTTCGTGTGGAGAAACGAGGATGA
- a CDS encoding DUF169 domain-containing protein — protein MDFKKIEDELTCLLGLSRRPVAVSLTQDQNQFDAWPQMKVTTPLSFCAMVRLATTGRSRKTDKEGVKCFGAADVFGFRSSVSATDASQALVSMGLYSNIDIAQKAQASMSKFPTPCLGLSTSPLSETTFNPSILLLIVDAYQAMRIVQGWAYFFGGAHQFLLTGNRGICSECVAKPWLTDSLHLSPLCANTRYACKWDDHELGIGVPFAKVEKLLEGIAKTVGSVEPELRKNMIEERFQKQGLDYEKPQDTTYFLRK, from the coding sequence ATGGATTTTAAAAAAATAGAAGATGAACTAACCTGTTTACTTGGGTTATCAAGAAGGCCAGTTGCAGTTAGCCTAACACAGGACCAGAACCAGTTTGATGCCTGGCCACAAATGAAGGTCACGACGCCACTCTCGTTTTGTGCCATGGTACGATTGGCAACAACTGGTCGATCACGTAAAACAGACAAAGAAGGCGTAAAATGTTTCGGGGCTGCAGACGTTTTTGGCTTTAGATCGTCTGTTTCGGCTACAGATGCCAGCCAAGCGCTTGTATCTATGGGACTTTATTCGAATATAGATATTGCCCAGAAAGCCCAGGCATCAATGTCAAAGTTCCCTACCCCTTGCTTGGGTTTAAGCACTTCTCCTTTATCCGAAACCACATTCAATCCCTCTATTCTTTTACTTATAGTAGACGCTTATCAAGCCATGCGAATTGTTCAAGGATGGGCATATTTCTTCGGAGGAGCACATCAGTTCCTGTTAACGGGCAACCGTGGAATATGTTCTGAGTGCGTAGCAAAACCATGGTTGACTGATTCTCTTCACCTCTCTCCATTGTGTGCAAATACGCGCTATGCATGTAAATGGGATGATCATGAACTTGGCATAGGAGTTCCATTTGCTAAAGTTGAAAAACTTCTAGAGGGCATAGCAAAAACCGTAGGCTCAGTTGAACCTGAGCTACGAAAAAATATGATAGAGGAGCGTTTTCAAAAGCAAGGTCTTGATTATGAAAAGCCACAGGACACCACTTATTTTTTGCGTAAATAG
- a CDS encoding DUF2784 domain-containing protein, whose translation MNTFLDYFFIIFHGGLVIFNLTGWAWRRTRRIHLLTIGLTVLSWFGIGIFYGWGYCPCTDWHWQVKHELGATHLPNSYVKYYVDRLTGLSWDSLLVDAVVLTLGVLAFVLSSWLNIRDHRSQR comes from the coding sequence ATGAACACGTTCCTTGATTATTTTTTTATCATATTTCATGGTGGCCTGGTTATATTTAACCTGACAGGTTGGGCGTGGAGAAGGACACGACGCATACATTTGCTGACTATTGGCCTGACTGTCTTGTCCTGGTTCGGGATAGGAATATTTTACGGATGGGGCTATTGCCCCTGTACGGACTGGCATTGGCAGGTTAAGCATGAACTCGGAGCAACTCACCTACCGAATTCATATGTCAAATACTATGTAGACAGGCTGACAGGATTGAGCTGGGACTCTTTGCTAGTGGATGCGGTAGTCTTGACTCTGGGCGTTTTGGCATTTGTTCTGTCATCTTGGCTCAATATCCGGGATCATCGTTCTCAACGATAG